The following are encoded in a window of Scophthalmus maximus strain ysfricsl-2021 chromosome 2, ASM2237912v1, whole genome shotgun sequence genomic DNA:
- the afap1l1b gene encoding actin filament-associated protein 1-like 1b, whose amino-acid sequence MDTKRQSVVVERLVNELGSLLKMLDQETVSPATADKMASVRNVLDSLQLSVNGPDVYMNSCLYGNGTSFVESLFEDFDCDLHMLSVSPVEQKEPKEEEEKTQPNKSTPSDTPPPPLPTTPLPDDYYEEAVPLDPGSTPQYFTTNMNPSTNSVEDAYYEDADNNYPITRINGPPKNSYNDSDALSSSYESYEEEDEEAKGRDQAQRWTAEESPDGPVRDCRICAFLLRKKRFGQWAKQLVVVRDNKLQCYKSIKESAPLTELPLNLCNVIYVPKEGRKKRHELRFSLPGGEALVLAVQSKEQAQRWLKVVQEVGSQCSNTERPDCSTSPIIQRKLELDKVLQSDRQASDSDSGPTADSQSTAHAPGRDTTDSLNRAKRGAFSELTGSMSRAAGKKINRIITFSKRKPPLPGEPHSSSSSGLHDNPRCGYLSVCLSGSWKERWCVVRGGSLYLQKDPGDQRPPVIVVPLKGADVVPGGPGPKHPFSFRILQGGSELAALEANCSEDLGRWLGVLFAETGNCTLPEELHYDYIDVDTLTDIRHAARHSFLWATTTATSSGSDSRTYDEVYESVADEDDESRSGQVRRHASFSSRDSEKTEQQATIKRHVSSVNQYARYGKTRAEEDARRYLKEKEELEKQKEELRSALISLRREKKVVKEMKSDTGHDVEQRLAKLETLCKQKEEERVELELRLTEVKENLKKSLARGALGPPTDTKISVKAQGSKVEKVYHETFPVNSASELRKRPPSLYASSRGNVMQKAKEWESKKGT is encoded by the exons ATGGACACCAAGCGCCAAAGTG TGGTGGTGGAGCGACTCGTAAATGAGTTGGGATCCCTGCTGAAGATGTTGGATCAGGAGACGGTCAGTCCCGCCACTGCCGACAAGATGGCCTCCGTACGAAACGTCCTGGACTCATTGCAGCTATCGG TCAATGGACCAGACGTCTACATGAACAGCTGTCTCTATGGCAACGGCACAAGCTTTGTAGAGTCTTTGTTTGAAGATTTTG ACTGTGAtttgcacatgctcagtgtgtcTCCGGTGGAGCAGAAAGAGcccaaagaggaagaggagaagactCAACCTAATAAATCT ACACCTTCCGAcacgcccccccctcctcttccaaCCACCCCACTTCCTGATGACTACTATGAAGAGGCTGTTCCTCTGGATCCTGGATCCACCCCTCAGTACTTTACCACCAATATGAACC CTTCCACAAACTCAGTGGAGGATGCTTACTATGAAGATGCAGACAATAACTACCCCATCACCAGGATTAACGGTCCTCCGAAAAACTCCT ACAATGACTCAGACGCTCTGAGCAGTTCCTACGAGTCTTacgaggaagaggatgaggaggcaaAGGGGCGGGACCAAGCTCAGCGATGGACGGCGGAGGAGAGCCCCGATGGACCGGTTCGAGACTGCCGCATCTGTGCCTTCCTGCTGCGAAAGAAGCGCTTTGGCCAATGGGCAAAACAGCTCGTTGTGGTGCGAGACAACAAACTGCAG TGTTACAAGAGCATCAAAGAGAGCGCTCCGCTCACAGAGCTCCCGCTGAATCTGTGCAACGTCATCTACGTCCCGAAGGAGGGCAGGAAAAAGAGACACGAGTTGCGCTTCTCGTTGCCTGGAGGCGAGGCTCTGGTCCTGGCCGTTCAGAGTAAAGAGCAGGCCCAGCGATGGCTCAAG GTGGTGCAAGAGGTTGGCAGCCAATGCAGCAACACTGAAAGACCAGATTGTTCCACTTCACCCATTATACAGAGGAAGCTGGAGCTTGACAAG GTGCTACAGTCTGATCGGCAGGCATCAGACTCGGACAGCGGGCCGACAGCGGACAGTCAGTCCACTGCACATGCACCAGGACGGGACACCACCGACTCACTCA ACCGGGCGAAGCGCGGAGCGTTCTCAGAGCTGACGGGGTCGATGAGCCGAGCAGCAGGGAAGAAAATCAATCGGATCATCACTTTCTCCAAACGGAAACCTCCTTTACCGGGAGagcctcactcctcctcctcctctggtctccATGACAACCCGCGCTGTG gctACCttagtgtgtgtctgagcgGCTCGTGGAAGGAGCGCTGGTGTGTGGTGCGAGGAGGAAGCCTGTACCTGCAGAAGGACCCTGGGGACCAGCGGCCCCCCGTCATTGTGGTGCCACTCAAAGGGGCAGACGTGGTGCCGGGCGGCCCCGGCCCCAAACACCCCTTCTCCTTCCGCATCCTGCAGGGAGGCAGTGAACTGGCAGCTTTAGAG gCCAACTGCTCCGAGGATCTTGGCCGCTGGCTTGGTGTTTTGTTCGCAGAGACCGGGAACTGCACTCTCCCCGAAGAGCTGCACTACGACTACATCGATGTGGACACGCTCACTGACATACGGCACGCTGCCAGACACTCCTTCCT GTGGGCCACCACCACTGCTACTTCCTCCGGCAGCGACTCCAGAACGTATGATGAGGTGTATGAAAGTGTCGCG GACGAGGATGACGAGAGCCGGTCCGGCCAGGTGAGACGCCACgcctccttctccagcagggACTCTGAAAAGACTGAACAGCAGGCCACCATCAAGAGACACGTCTCCA GTGTAAATCAGTACGCGCGGTACGGGAAGACGCGAGCAGAGGAGGACGCCCGGCGGTACctgaaggaaaaagaggagctggagaagcaaAAGGAAGAGCTGAGAAGTGCCCTGATTTCCCTCCGCAGGGAGAAGAAGGtggtgaaggagatgaagagtgaCACAG gTCATGATGTGGAGCAGCGGTTAGCCAAGCTGGAGACGCTGTGtaaacagaaggaggaggagagggtggagctAGAGCTCCGACTGACCGAAGTCAAAGAAAACCTGAAGAAATCATTGGCCAGAGGAGCACTGGGCCCGCCCACTGACACCAAGATCAGTGTCAAG GCACAGGGCAGTAAAGTGGAAAAGGTTTACCATGAGACTTTTCCGGTGAACTCAGCATCTGAGCTTCGTAAACGTCCTCCATCTCTTTACGCCTCCTCCAGGGGTAATGTCATGCAGAAAGCAAAg GAGTGGGAGTCAAAGAAGGGCACCTAG